The following proteins are co-located in the Spirosoma montaniterrae genome:
- a CDS encoding fumarylacetoacetate hydrolase family protein produces MKLYRTSAGIVLQKDEQIRLSTHTNWDAYINRDDLLAQAETDFADARPQTAHWLSQQTMLAPIQSQEVWASGVTYLRSRDARMEESRQAGGDTFYDKVYDAERPELFFKATARRTVGTNGHVRIRQDSTWDVPEPELTLFITASGRIVAYTIGNDMSSRSIEGENPLYLPQAKTYEKCAGLGPCLYVSETPLPPDTPISLRINRGGAAAFEGTITLSQMKRQLTELAGYLFRECEFPHGCFLMTGTGIVPDHPFTLQSGDEILITIEPIGTLRNLVE; encoded by the coding sequence ATGAAACTGTACCGTACCTCTGCTGGCATTGTGCTGCAAAAAGATGAACAAATCCGGCTCTCAACCCATACCAACTGGGATGCCTACATCAACCGCGATGATTTGCTGGCACAAGCCGAGACCGACTTCGCCGACGCCCGCCCGCAAACCGCCCATTGGTTAAGCCAGCAAACTATGCTGGCTCCTATTCAGAGTCAGGAGGTTTGGGCATCGGGGGTGACGTACTTGCGGAGCCGCGATGCCCGCATGGAAGAATCGCGGCAGGCCGGGGGCGACACCTTCTATGATAAAGTCTACGACGCCGAACGTCCCGAACTGTTTTTCAAAGCTACTGCCCGCCGAACCGTTGGCACCAACGGCCACGTCCGCATCCGCCAGGATTCGACCTGGGATGTTCCCGAACCCGAACTAACGCTCTTTATCACGGCATCGGGCCGAATTGTGGCTTATACGATTGGCAACGACATGAGTTCGCGCAGCATCGAAGGCGAAAATCCGTTGTATCTGCCCCAGGCTAAAACCTACGAGAAATGTGCCGGACTGGGGCCATGCCTGTACGTTTCTGAAACACCCTTGCCGCCCGACACGCCTATCAGTCTGCGTATTAACCGGGGAGGGGCAGCCGCATTCGAGGGCACCATCACGCTCAGCCAGATGAAACGTCAGCTTACCGAACTGGCCGGTTATCTGTTCCGCGAATGTGAATTTCCGCATGGTTGTTTTCTGATGACCGGCACCGGCATCGTACCCGACCACCCGTTTACGCTACAATCG